The proteins below come from a single Mucilaginibacter mali genomic window:
- a CDS encoding GLPGLI family protein: MKKIIILLAFLIGSSQVMAQGGQHFTFNGTVEYEKTLNLYALMKKNMDDNDGFIQSIFEAFKKDNPQFKKLKSTLTFTKDKALFTPLPDENPLKNSFFWDGAPTTQQTNVTYTDLATNTSVTQKKVFEEQFLMRDSVRKINWKITSETRDIAGYTCRRANALVMDSVYVVAFYTDEIPVSAGPESFAGLPGMILGLAMPHENITWFATKVTDMTIPEGKVVAPAKGKPVNKKQLKAKLDDAIGNWGKEGREYLKLFML; the protein is encoded by the coding sequence ATGAAAAAAATAATTATACTGTTAGCATTCCTCATCGGCAGTAGCCAGGTTATGGCACAGGGCGGTCAGCATTTTACCTTTAACGGCACAGTTGAGTACGAAAAAACGCTGAACCTGTATGCCCTGATGAAAAAGAATATGGACGATAACGATGGCTTTATCCAAAGCATTTTCGAGGCCTTTAAAAAAGATAACCCCCAGTTTAAAAAGCTGAAAAGCACGCTGACCTTCACCAAAGACAAGGCCCTGTTTACCCCACTGCCCGATGAGAACCCGCTGAAAAACAGCTTTTTTTGGGATGGCGCGCCAACTACCCAGCAAACCAATGTTACCTATACCGATTTGGCTACCAATACCAGTGTTACACAAAAAAAGGTATTTGAAGAGCAGTTTTTAATGAGAGACAGCGTGCGCAAAATTAACTGGAAGATAACCAGCGAAACCCGCGATATTGCCGGCTACACCTGCCGCCGCGCCAATGCGCTGGTGATGGATTCGGTTTATGTAGTGGCATTTTATACCGATGAGATCCCGGTAAGCGCCGGCCCCGAATCGTTCGCCGGATTACCCGGGATGATATTGGGCTTAGCCATGCCGCACGAAAACATCACCTGGTTTGCCACCAAAGTAACCGATATGACCATCCCCGAGGGCAAAGTAGTTGCGCCGGCAAAGGGCAAACCCGTAAATAAAAAGCAATTAAAGGCCAAGCTTGATGATGCCATAGGCAACTGGGGCAAAGAGGGGCGCGAGTATTTGAAGTTGTTTATGTTGTGA
- a CDS encoding outer membrane beta-barrel family protein, producing the protein MRFTILLLSLCLFFSFTTRAQSQYSVKGTAIDSAANLRLHNTTIAVLNAKDSTLRAFTRAAANGSFNIGNLNKGKFILMVTYPGYADLIERFSLDSLKPAYDMGKLNLTLKSRVLQEVLIKGTVAAMKIKGDTTEFDPKAYVIQPNSKVEDLLKQLPGIQVDKDGKITAQGKEVKKVLVDGEEFFGDDPTLVTKNIRGDMVDKVQLYDKKSDQAAFTGIDDGEKTKTINIKLKEDKKNGYFGKLDGGIATDKYYNAQAMYNRFIGKKKFSGYFIGSNTGKTGLGWDDNSKYGSSPEMQTSPEGYFYFSGGGDDDSWDGRYNGRGIPVSRTGGLHFDTKWDNDKKSINTNYKNSWLSVDGNQTNSSQNTLPGYSTSSNSNQDFNKKIFRQKIDLMYQIKLDTASTLKFNIDGTVKNSDNNDNYQSSSMNGRGDTLLNRQTRTLTNNTDGQVFNANVLFTHKFKKAGRTISVNAGTNINNSDSKGYLKSDTRFYNRTTGALDSAQVIDQYKNNVSKTANITSNATYTEPLNKMASLIFNYGLTNNHNNSDRRSYNPGAVGQYTVLDTKFSNDYTLDQLSNNFGTSLNMRTTKSTLNINARGSAVNYKQTDEINHTTLSRNFLNWNPTASYQYRFSEQRSMRFGYYGYTDQPSLEQIQPVRINTDPLNIVLGNPGLRPAFNSSFSFNYNSYKILSDQSIWINASYDMTSNAIVSNTVTDRNTNKSTSQSVNLVGKTPTSFYFNTDMGQKIMGVTFSLSMNGNGGKSYNYINNELNTTTSSNIGGNFGISKFKQNKYGFRISAGPGYAFGKTSLQPEINNNGYTFSGNGYFNVTLPGKFEINADGNYDYRGKTQSFNETFSKTIINASIVKTLLKQKNLKLTASCNDLLNQNRGFDRYANNGAISQTTYTNIKRYFMFSITWDFTQMGGPAPAKN; encoded by the coding sequence ATGAGATTCACAATTCTACTACTATCTCTGTGCCTTTTCTTCTCGTTTACCACCCGCGCCCAAAGCCAATATTCGGTTAAGGGAACGGCTATCGACAGTGCGGCTAACCTGCGTTTGCACAACACCACCATTGCCGTTTTGAACGCCAAAGACTCCACCCTGCGCGCTTTTACACGCGCCGCGGCCAATGGATCGTTCAATATCGGGAACCTGAACAAGGGCAAATTTATTTTAATGGTTACCTACCCCGGCTATGCCGATTTGATCGAACGCTTCAGCCTCGATTCGCTTAAACCAGCCTACGATATGGGCAAGCTGAACCTAACCCTAAAATCAAGAGTACTACAGGAAGTATTGATAAAGGGCACCGTAGCCGCCATGAAGATAAAGGGTGATACTACCGAGTTCGACCCCAAAGCTTATGTTATCCAGCCCAACTCTAAAGTAGAGGACCTACTGAAACAACTACCCGGCATACAGGTAGATAAAGACGGCAAAATAACCGCCCAGGGCAAGGAAGTGAAAAAAGTACTGGTTGATGGCGAGGAGTTCTTCGGCGATGACCCTACACTTGTAACTAAAAACATCCGTGGCGATATGGTGGATAAGGTGCAGCTTTACGATAAAAAAAGCGACCAGGCCGCCTTTACCGGCATCGACGATGGCGAGAAGACCAAAACCATCAACATTAAACTAAAGGAAGATAAAAAGAACGGCTATTTCGGCAAACTGGATGGCGGTATTGCTACCGATAAATATTACAACGCCCAGGCCATGTATAACCGCTTCATTGGCAAAAAGAAGTTCTCGGGCTACTTTATCGGATCAAACACAGGCAAAACCGGCCTTGGTTGGGATGATAACAGCAAATATGGCAGCAGCCCCGAAATGCAGACCAGCCCTGAGGGGTATTTTTACTTTAGCGGCGGTGGCGATGACGACTCGTGGGATGGCCGTTACAATGGCCGCGGTATCCCGGTATCCCGCACCGGCGGCTTGCACTTTGATACCAAATGGGACAATGATAAAAAATCGATCAACACCAACTACAAAAATTCGTGGTTATCGGTTGATGGTAATCAAACCAATTCATCGCAGAACACGCTGCCGGGTTACAGCACCAGCAGCAACTCTAACCAGGATTTTAATAAAAAGATCTTCCGTCAAAAGATCGACCTGATGTACCAGATCAAACTGGACACGGCATCGACCCTGAAGTTTAATATAGACGGCACGGTGAAGAACAGCGACAATAACGACAATTACCAAAGCAGCAGCATGAATGGCCGCGGCGATACGCTGCTTAACCGCCAAACGCGCACCCTTACCAATAATACCGACGGGCAGGTCTTCAACGCCAACGTACTGTTTACCCACAAGTTTAAAAAAGCAGGCCGCACCATCTCTGTCAATGCAGGTACCAACATCAACAACAGCGATTCCAAGGGCTACCTGAAATCGGATACCAGGTTTTATAACCGTACCACCGGCGCGCTGGACAGCGCCCAGGTGATCGATCAGTATAAAAACAATGTTTCAAAAACGGCCAATATCACTTCTAACGCCACTTATACCGAGCCTTTGAACAAAATGGCATCGCTGATATTTAACTACGGGCTGACGAATAATCACAACAATTCCGACAGGCGGTCATATAATCCCGGCGCGGTGGGCCAGTATACCGTGTTGGATACTAAATTCAGTAACGATTACACGCTCGATCAGTTATCAAATAACTTCGGCACATCGTTAAACATGCGCACCACCAAATCAACCCTTAATATCAACGCGCGCGGATCGGCAGTTAATTATAAGCAAACCGACGAGATTAACCATACCACACTGAGCCGCAACTTTTTAAACTGGAACCCAACTGCCAGCTATCAGTACCGCTTCTCAGAGCAGCGTTCGATGCGTTTTGGCTATTATGGCTACACCGATCAACCCTCTCTTGAGCAGATCCAGCCCGTACGCATAAATACCGACCCGCTGAATATCGTATTGGGTAATCCCGGCCTGCGTCCGGCTTTTAACAGCAGCTTCAGCTTTAATTATAACTCGTATAAGATCCTGTCCGATCAATCCATCTGGATCAACGCGTCGTACGATATGACCAGCAATGCTATCGTGAGCAATACCGTTACAGACCGGAACACCAATAAAAGCACATCCCAATCGGTAAACCTGGTGGGTAAAACGCCAACCAGCTTTTATTTCAATACAGATATGGGACAAAAGATAATGGGCGTTACTTTTAGCCTGAGTATGAACGGCAACGGCGGCAAATCATACAATTACATTAATAACGAACTGAATACCACTACATCAAGCAACATAGGTGGCAACTTCGGTATCAGCAAATTCAAACAAAACAAATATGGCTTCCGCATCAGCGCGGGGCCGGGTTACGCTTTTGGCAAAACATCGCTACAGCCCGAAATTAACAACAACGGCTACACCTTTAGCGGTAATGGCTACTTTAACGTAACGCTGCCGGGCAAGTTTGAAATAAACGCCGATGGTAACTACGATTATCGCGGTAAAACACAATCGTTTAACGAAACGTTCAGCAAAACCATCATCAATGCGTCGATAGTTAAAACGCTGCTGAAGCAGAAGAATTTAAAGCTAACAGCAAGCTGTAACGATTTGCTTAACCAAAACCGCGGGTTCGACCGTTATGCCAACAACGGCGCCATCAGTCAAACTACTTATACTAATATTAAACGTTATTTTATGTTCTCCATCACCTGGGATTTTACCCAAATGGGCGGACCGGCACCAGCTAAAAACTAA
- the metE gene encoding 5-methyltetrahydropteroyltriglutamate--homocysteine S-methyltransferase, producing the protein MLTQNLGYPRIGGQRQLKKACEQYWAGKTDLKELKDVARKIREENWHAQLDAGIDLIPCNDFSFYDQVLDMSTLLGAIPKRYSPVLSAVKDNSEIDLYFAMARGYQKDGLDITAMEMTKWMDTNYHYIVPEFTAKQEFAIFSEKVFGEYNAAKRTLGSKAKPVLIGPVSYLLLGKEKEPGFERIELIKKLVPVYVEIINRLKQQGAEWIQLDEPCLVTDLSKKEKEAFEFAYRSIANRVSGVKLMLATYFDGLFDNTQLATSLLVSALHIDLVRAPEQLDEVLELIPANLILSVGVVDGRNVWKNDYERSLQFIQKAIDKLGADHVMIAPSCSLLHSPIDLELETAIDPEIKNWMAFAKQKLAEVSHLAQIVEGKTDLLRVNKAAIESRRISQKVHKPTVKDRVAAITRADATRAGAFPVRQQIQQQRFNLPSFPTTTIGSFPQTDDIRQLRAKLKKGELTTQQYEQAIEQATIDVIRWQEELGLDVLVHGEFERNDMVEYFGEQLDGFLFTRNGWVQSYGSRCVKPPVIYGDVSRPADMTVRWSTFAAAQTDKPMKGMLTGPVTILQWSFVRDDQPRDITTQQIALAIRDEVMALEAAGIGIIQIDEAAIREGLPIRKAKHQQYLQQAVAAFKITAGGVRDETQIHTHMCYSEFNNIIADIAAMDADVITIETSRSQMELLQAFAHFEYPNQIGPGVYDIHSPRVPATAEMVALLEKAAGLLPARNLWVNPDCGLKTRKWPETKAALENMVAAAHEARQKIGTETLV; encoded by the coding sequence ATGCTAACGCAAAACCTGGGCTACCCGCGTATTGGTGGCCAAAGACAATTGAAAAAAGCCTGCGAACAGTACTGGGCAGGCAAAACCGATCTGAAAGAGTTGAAAGATGTGGCCCGCAAAATTCGCGAGGAGAACTGGCATGCCCAACTGGATGCAGGGATAGACCTGATCCCCTGTAACGACTTTAGTTTTTACGACCAGGTGCTGGACATGAGCACGCTGCTGGGCGCTATCCCCAAACGCTACTCGCCGGTGTTGTCGGCCGTGAAAGATAACAGCGAGATAGACCTGTATTTTGCCATGGCACGCGGTTATCAAAAGGACGGGCTGGACATTACCGCCATGGAAATGACCAAGTGGATGGATACCAATTACCATTACATCGTACCCGAATTTACGGCCAAACAAGAGTTCGCTATTTTTTCCGAGAAGGTTTTTGGCGAATACAATGCCGCCAAACGCACACTGGGCAGCAAGGCCAAACCGGTACTGATAGGCCCGGTAAGCTACCTGTTATTGGGTAAGGAAAAAGAGCCGGGTTTTGAACGGATAGAACTGATAAAAAAGCTGGTGCCCGTGTATGTAGAGATCATTAACCGATTGAAGCAACAAGGCGCCGAGTGGATACAGTTGGACGAACCCTGCCTGGTGACCGACCTATCGAAAAAAGAAAAGGAGGCTTTTGAGTTCGCCTACCGTTCTATCGCCAACCGGGTAAGCGGCGTGAAATTAATGCTGGCTACCTATTTTGATGGTTTATTTGATAATACCCAACTTGCCACCAGCCTGCTGGTATCGGCTTTGCATATCGACCTGGTGCGCGCGCCCGAACAACTGGACGAAGTGCTTGAGCTTATTCCCGCCAACCTCATCCTATCGGTAGGTGTGGTAGATGGCCGCAACGTTTGGAAGAACGACTATGAACGATCGTTACAATTCATCCAAAAAGCCATTGATAAACTGGGTGCCGACCATGTGATGATAGCACCGTCGTGCTCGCTATTGCACAGCCCGATAGACCTTGAACTGGAAACAGCCATCGACCCTGAGATAAAGAACTGGATGGCCTTTGCCAAACAAAAACTGGCGGAAGTAAGCCACCTTGCACAAATAGTTGAAGGCAAAACCGATCTGCTAAGGGTTAACAAAGCGGCTATTGAAAGCAGGCGAATATCGCAAAAAGTACATAAACCAACGGTGAAAGACCGTGTTGCGGCCATCACCAGGGCCGATGCTACCCGTGCCGGTGCCTTCCCTGTGCGCCAGCAGATACAGCAGCAACGCTTTAACCTCCCATCGTTCCCAACCACCACCATCGGCTCGTTCCCGCAAACGGATGATATCCGCCAGCTACGCGCTAAGTTAAAAAAGGGTGAACTAACAACACAGCAATACGAGCAGGCTATAGAACAGGCCACTATTGATGTGATACGCTGGCAGGAAGAATTGGGCCTTGATGTTTTGGTGCACGGCGAATTTGAGCGTAACGATATGGTGGAGTATTTTGGCGAGCAACTGGACGGTTTCCTGTTCACCAGGAACGGCTGGGTGCAAAGCTATGGCAGCCGCTGTGTAAAACCGCCGGTGATCTATGGCGATGTGAGCCGCCCGGCAGATATGACCGTGCGCTGGAGCACCTTTGCAGCTGCGCAGACCGATAAGCCCATGAAAGGCATGCTGACCGGCCCGGTAACCATATTGCAATGGTCGTTCGTGCGCGATGACCAGCCACGGGATATTACTACCCAGCAGATCGCCCTGGCCATTCGCGATGAGGTGATGGCGCTGGAAGCGGCCGGGATAGGCATTATCCAGATAGATGAAGCGGCCATCCGCGAGGGCCTGCCTATCCGCAAGGCCAAACACCAGCAATACCTGCAACAGGCCGTCGCCGCGTTCAAGATCACGGCCGGTGGCGTGCGCGACGAAACGCAGATACACACGCACATGTGCTACAGCGAGTTCAATAATATCATAGCCGATATAGCCGCCATGGATGCCGATGTAATCACGATAGAAACATCGCGGTCGCAAATGGAACTGCTGCAGGCCTTCGCCCATTTTGAATACCCTAACCAGATAGGCCCCGGCGTGTATGATATCCATTCACCACGCGTACCTGCTACTGCTGAGATGGTTGCCCTGCTTGAAAAAGCGGCCGGGCTATTGCCCGCCCGTAACCTGTGGG
- a CDS encoding DUF6702 family protein, which yields MAAIFYQTLLYCYILSGTIVHKPAPATKALHPLHVSTTEISYNAQNGHLEVICTIFTDDFESTLGKQYHTHTDLVKPDMHKAMDALIKQYLATNLHLKNNGTDAPLSYVGYEINREAANVYLETDKVTLPKKVDVNVSLLQDLYNDQINIVHISVNGVRKSAKLEYPNKVVGQSF from the coding sequence ATGGCCGCTATATTTTACCAAACACTATTATATTGTTACATATTATCAGGTACGATTGTTCATAAACCCGCCCCGGCAACAAAAGCCCTGCACCCGCTGCATGTAAGCACTACCGAGATCAGCTACAACGCGCAAAACGGCCACCTGGAAGTGATCTGCACCATTTTTACCGACGATTTCGAAAGCACCTTAGGCAAGCAATACCATACACATACCGATCTGGTAAAACCCGATATGCACAAGGCGATGGATGCCCTGATCAAACAATACCTTGCCACAAACCTGCACCTGAAAAACAACGGCACCGATGCCCCGCTAAGCTACGTAGGCTACGAAATTAACCGCGAAGCGGCCAATGTTTACCTGGAGACCGACAAGGTTACTTTGCCTAAAAAGGTTGATGTGAATGTAAGCCTGCTACAGGATCTGTATAATGATCAGATCAATATTGTGCATATCAGCGTAAATGGTGTACGGAAAAGCGCTAAACTGGAGTACCCGAATAAGGTGGTGGGGCAGAGTTTTTAA